From Candidatus Binatia bacterium, a single genomic window includes:
- a CDS encoding thiolase family protein: MTDPFPREVYVAGVGMTPFGRHEGKRVSDLGQEAVTAALADAGLDYTAVEIAYCGHVLQGTTAGQKVLYGIGMTGIPIFNVENACASGTSALRSAAMAVGYGIAKVALAVGFEVMGRGAIPTRGDERLEGMARQGVPALPALFANLFQEHSRRYGTTVEQMAMVSVKNRAYGAKNPRAQFHDPVTIDDVLASREVAPPLRLLMCCPTTSGAAAAVVTSADVARTTRRPIRVVASALQSDPPMGGGDGLAGIQEINSRTMRAAYEQAGIGPDRLDCAEVHDCFSIAEIIHYENLGLCPRGEGGRFIEHGLKHARVQVSTSGGLLAKGHPLGATGVAQVVEAVEQLRGESGARQVANARIALAHCQGFGGAAGVHIFAA; encoded by the coding sequence GCGCGAAGTCTACGTTGCCGGCGTCGGCATGACGCCATTCGGCCGTCATGAGGGCAAGCGCGTTTCCGATCTCGGGCAGGAAGCGGTGACCGCCGCGCTGGCCGATGCGGGGCTCGACTACACGGCGGTTGAAATTGCGTACTGCGGCCATGTTCTTCAGGGCACCACGGCGGGGCAGAAGGTGCTGTACGGTATCGGCATGACCGGCATTCCCATCTTCAATGTCGAAAACGCCTGCGCCAGTGGCACCAGTGCGCTGCGCAGTGCCGCCATGGCAGTGGGCTACGGGATCGCCAAGGTTGCGCTGGCCGTCGGCTTCGAGGTCATGGGCCGCGGGGCCATTCCGACGCGTGGCGACGAGCGCCTCGAGGGCATGGCCCGCCAGGGCGTGCCGGCGTTGCCGGCGCTCTTCGCCAATCTCTTCCAGGAACACTCGCGCCGGTACGGGACGACGGTGGAGCAGATGGCAATGGTGTCGGTCAAGAACCGCGCCTACGGGGCCAAGAACCCCCGAGCGCAGTTTCACGACCCGGTCACCATTGATGACGTCCTCGCCTCGCGCGAAGTGGCGCCACCGCTGCGCCTGTTGATGTGCTGCCCCACGACGTCGGGGGCCGCCGCCGCCGTGGTCACCAGCGCCGACGTGGCGCGCACGACGCGCCGGCCGATCCGCGTGGTGGCTTCGGCCCTGCAGTCGGATCCGCCAATGGGAGGCGGCGACGGACTCGCCGGTATCCAGGAAATCAACAGCCGCACCATGCGCGCGGCGTACGAACAAGCCGGCATCGGCCCCGACCGGCTCGACTGCGCCGAGGTGCACGACTGCTTCTCGATCGCCGAGATCATCCACTATGAAAATCTCGGACTGTGCCCGCGTGGCGAAGGGGGCCGCTTCATCGAGCACGGACTGAAGCACGCGCGGGTCCAGGTAAGCACCAGCGGCGGACTGCTCGCCAAGGGACATCCGCTCGGCGCCACCGGTGTTGCCCAGGTGGTGGAGGCGGTCGAGCAGCTGCGCGGCGAGTCCGGAGCGCGGCAGGTAGCGAACGCGCGGATTGCACTGGCACACTGCCAGGGATTCGGAGGCGCCGCCGGCGTACACATTTTCGCCGCGTAG